One Silene latifolia isolate original U9 population chromosome 4, ASM4854445v1, whole genome shotgun sequence DNA segment encodes these proteins:
- the LOC141651254 gene encoding uncharacterized protein LOC141651254 has translation MVRNIQVTIPFAELITQIPPYAKFMKDIIARKREFRETATVAFMEESSSLISGKSPPKLKDPGSFSISCVIGDMVINRALCDLGASVSVMPYSIFSKLKLGHLKMTNITLQMADRSVRRPLGILEDVSVKVGKFFIPVDFIVLDIAEDTRTSIIQVDRFVYKWSYY, from the coding sequence ATGGTAAGAAACATTCAGGTAACTATTCCTTTTGCTGAGTTAATTACCCAAATACCTCcttacgcaaaatttatgaaagatattattGCGCGTAAGAGGGAATTTAGAGAAACAGCTACTGTCGctttcatggaagagtctagtagtcTAATTTCAGGAAAGTCTCCCCCTAAActgaaggacccgggtagtttctctatttctTGTGTTATAGGAGATATGGTGATAAATAGGGCGCTGTGTGACCTTGGagctagtgtcagtgtcatgccctattctatCTTTTCTAAGCTTAAATTGGGTCACCTAAAAATGACCAATATCACCCTACAGATGGCCGACAGATCTGTTAGACGGCCCTTAGGTATCTTAGAGGATGTGTCCGTTAAGGTGGGCAAATTCTTTATTCCAGTGGATTTTATTGTATTAGATATTGCTGAGGATACCCGTACCAGCATTATTCAGGTAGACCGTTTTGTGTACAAGTGGagctattattga